A segment of the Rattus norvegicus strain BN/NHsdMcwi chromosome 16, GRCr8, whole genome shotgun sequence genome:
ATAAAGTCTTCAAATAGGTGATGTTTACATATACCATGTTTTATCAGTTCATTGGTTAATACACATATAGGCTAGTTCCATAAGTTGGCTATGGTGAATAAAGATAGTGAGACTAGAAGTATGAATATGCTATAGTTACTTGGAAATTGAAAATCacgtttttcattttcttccctctcttgagAATGTGCTCACATGGGTAGAGAGAATAACTATTGCAACACACTCAGTTGTTTTCAGACTTCATAGCTGACATCTTATGAAAAACTTGAATGTCCTTAGCTCCTAAATATTGGGGATTTGGAACTGAGTATATATATTTGTGGACCCAATTCAGCACATAAGAAATGAGAAATATTAGGCAATTTTATCACACAGATTTGTGTGGTATCTTTTCACTGGACAGAAAGACTAGTTCTATCTCAATAAAGATCATCTCATAGCTATGGataatcttttacattttttcttcattcttgtgAAGTGTAAGAATAGCATTCCTCTCCTCTATATTTTTCATTGATATCTATGcatctgtgtctatgtatgtatgtatgtatgtatgtatgtatgtatgtatgtatctatctatctatctatctatcgtttCATCTATAGACCTGTTTATCTATATAATTCATAGATCTTTTCCAatgcagaaaattttatttaaacatgTCTCTATAATTATGTCATTTAAAAGCTATTATGTAAATGAGATTATACAGATCATTGTATAGCCCAAAGTATTGtactaacacacacatagacacacacagacacacacaaacacacacacatacacacacacatacagatccacacagttatacacacacagacacacacagatacacacacagatatacacagacacacacacagacacatacacagacacacacacaaacacacacaaacacacacacagacacacacagagatccatacagacacacacacacacaaacacacacacagacacacacacaaacacacacacacagacatacacacaaacacacacacagacacacacacaaacacacagagacacacacacacatacacacacagacacacacaaacacacacacacagatccatacagacacacacacagatccatacagacacacacacagacacacacacagacagatacacagacacagacacacacaaacacacacacagacacacacacagacacacacacacacaaacagacacacacacagacacatacacagacacacacacatacacacacagatccacacagacacacacagacatacacacatacacacacacatccacacacagatccacacatacacacacacacagacacacacacatacacacacacaaacacacacaggcacacacagacacacacacagatccacacagacacacacagacatacacacatacacacacaaacacacaaacacacagacacacacatacacacacatacacacacacatacacacacagagatacacacacaaacacacacacacagacacacatacacacagacacacatacaaacggTATATATTGAGATGTTCTTATGGATTTTCTATGCCAAGAAATGTCAAGAGTTTCAGAGTGTGATTTTTTCTCCCTCAGTTATTTTCTTCTCTTGATTTGTGTTGTATATTGGTCCGTACTTTACTCTTCCGTATCTTCTTGACCAAGGGAAGATTTGGGGTCACAGGAAATGTTTGTTGTCGGATGAGAGAATAGAGATTCTGATTGTACTCTGACCCTTCACtgtacctttatttatttattatttacaatgTGAATGATCATAATTCTTAATGCAATATCATAACATTTCCAATCTATGGAACTCTTCTGTCGACTATGACAGGAGAAAAACCAATAATATACCAGCCACCGAAGGACACAGTATTTGAATTATATGGAAATGGGAAAAATGTTCTGCCCCTCCCTTAACTTTTTGAAGCATAGACATGCATGGATACGGAAGACACGTGATTTTGTAACCTACTCACCTGACTTTCAGTTACTATAGTTGGGAGGAAGGcatcatctgatttttttttatttttctttttttaaaattaattaatcaatttacatcccaaatggtGCTCCTACATGGCAGTCTCTCCTTTACTAACTCCCTCCCCAAaaccccctcctctttgcctcttgaTATCCCCCCACCCTATCAaaccaagtctctgcaggatcAGGCTCATTGAGAGACATGATCTGCAAAGATTGAATACTGTTACTATAGAAACATTATTCCTGGTGTTATTCACCAATATGCTTAATCCAACTGCCCACCACGGTGTCTTATGCACCATGCTCGTTTTAGGTCCACTCTCTAAGCATAAGGTATCAAATTACATTTCTAAAGAGACAGAACTGAAATGGTATTTGGAGGACTCTAAATAAAGCCAAAGGGTGATTGCTCATGGAGGCCAAGCCATTTTCTTACTAGAGAGTAAGTGGGGTCTATCTCCAAGCTTCTTCATTGTCTGACATTACAGCTACTTTTGTCTCCTGCAAGTGTTGTAGCAATTTAGCAATCTATAGACCTGACTCCTTTCCATAAACATGCATCCTGTTAGCTGCCTAATTCAAACTCACACACGAATTCTGAGACGTTTGCTTATCACGAGCTATAATTTAAATGTAACCTCTATAGAAGCCATTCAGCAGTGCCTGTGTGTAAAGTGTAATTTAGTCTGTAGAAGCAATCTTTCCCTCTACCTTCTAATATGTGAGCTTGTTTGCTAAATAATCATTGGAGCATTTTGCTCAAAGCAGTGGTTTTATGTATTTTCCCCCACCACCACTCATAAACATTGCCAAGGTAAATGAGACTTCTTTGGAAACTGCTACTGTCATGtagttttcatttgaaaatgtCACAATAAAGCTGTTCTCTTTGATGCCAAGATGTGTGGAATGTTGGCACATGATAAACACGGCGCCTAAACACGTAACATAATGAATGGCccaactttctttaaaatgagaggccttttgttattgttattctaAAGGGTCTGGATGGGGGACAGAGATGGGAGTAATGTAGAATTTATACAAAGCAACAAAGGTAGGAGTTTAgaggaaattattattatttgcagCTTGAAccaaatggaaaggaagagaaatttgggaggaaaaaaatgtaCTTCAAATAAGTGAAATGGAGATTACAGTCCCGACTATGCCATTAACATCAAATTACAAGAGGCTCTCCCAGAAGTCAGCTGGAGGCACAGAGTAAAAGCAAAGTTTTAAAGGTATAATTTAAGAAGTACAGGGAACATCCAAATAGAAGGAGAGCTATAAAGACAGCAACATAAGGAGAgacatctatctattatctatctatgtatctatctatgtatctatgtatctatctatgtatctatgtatctatctatctatgtatctatgtatgtatgtatgtatgtatgtatgtatctatctatctatctatctatctatctatctatctatctatctatgtatctatctatgtatctatctttgcatctatgtatgtatgtatctatctatctatctatctatgtatctatctttgcatgtatgtatgtatctatgtatctatctat
Coding sequences within it:
- the LOC102556287 gene encoding putative uncharacterized protein FLJ46204, whose amino-acid sequence is MRLYRSLYSPKYCTNTHIDTHRHTQTHTHTHTHTDPHSYTHTDTHRYTHRYTQTHTQTHTQTHTQTHTNTHTDTHRDPYRHTHTQTHTQTHTQTHTHRHTHKHTHRHTHKHTETHTHIHTQTHTNTHTQIHTDTHTDPYRHTHRHTHRQIHRHRHTQTHTQTHTQTHTHTNRHTHRHIHRHTHIHTQIHTDTHRHTHIHTHIHTQIHTYTHTQTHTHTHTQTHTGTHRHTHRSTQTHTDIHTYTHKHTNTQTHTYTHIHTHIHTQRYTHKHTHTDTHTHRHTYKRYILRCSYGFSMPRNVKSFRV